GAACGGGAAGCGTGGCCGTCCGCGCCCGGAACGTCCGTTCGACGGCCGACGTGAGCACGGCCGACGCCGAACGCGAACTCGGCGGCGTGCTCGTCGATCGCGGGTTCGCCGTCGATCTCGACGACCCCGACCACGAACTCCGGGTCTGTTTCTCCGAGGACGTCTGCCTCCTCGGCTGGGCGGTCGCCGAACGCGACGCGGCCTTCGGGTCGCGCGCGCCCACCGACCGGCCGTTCTTCCAGCCGGGGAGTATGGCCCCGATGGACGCCCGCGCGTACGTCAACCTCGCGGCCGGGCCGTCGCTTCCGGACGCGACGCTTTTGGACCCGATGTGCGGGACCGGCGGCCTCCTCATCGAGGCGGGTCTGGTCGGCGCGCGGGCACTCGGTTCCGACGCCCAGTGGAAGATGGTCCGCGGGACGACGGAGAACCTCGCGGCCTACCTTCCGAGAGCCCGCTGGGACGTCGTCCGCGGCGACGCGACGGAACTCCCCTTCGCCGACGCCGCCGCCGACGCCGTCGTCTTCGACGCGCCGTACGGCCGGCAGTCGAAGATCGCCGGACACGAGCTCGCCGACCTCGTCGGCGGCGCGCTCGTCGAGGCGGCGCGGGTCGCCTCCGCCTGCGTCCTCGTCGCCGACCGCTCCTGGGAATCGGCGGCCGAAGACGCCGGCTGGACGGTCACAGAACGGTTCGAACGGCGGGTCCACGGGTCGCTGGTACGCCACGTTCACGTCCTGGATCGGGCGTAGTCCGACCCGCCTCGGCCGCGATGTGAACTGTGCCGACTACTCGAAGCCGCTGACCAGCGTCACGAGCCACTGGGCGGGGTCGTTGCGG
This portion of the Halobellus litoreus genome encodes:
- a CDS encoding methyltransferase domain-containing protein is translated as MELAGEADDEAFAALEAERAAASAVSRVAPGLATARGVRVDRVPTLAYTRHVSELVGRAEATVSDAAAVLTAASLDRTGSVAVRARNVRSTADVSTADAERELGGVLVDRGFAVDLDDPDHELRVCFSEDVCLLGWAVAERDAAFGSRAPTDRPFFQPGSMAPMDARAYVNLAAGPSLPDATLLDPMCGTGGLLIEAGLVGARALGSDAQWKMVRGTTENLAAYLPRARWDVVRGDATELPFADAAADAVVFDAPYGRQSKIAGHELADLVGGALVEAARVASACVLVADRSWESAAEDAGWTVTERFERRVHGSLVRHVHVLDRA